The Tautonia plasticadhaerens nucleotide sequence CCCCGTCGCACTCCGACCGGTAGCCGGCGGCGTCGACGGCCTTCAGGCAGGCGAGCCACTGGCGGTAGCGGACCATCGTCGGGAGCCCCGGGCCGCGGCCGGCGCCGCCGAAGAGGGCCGCGGATCGCCCCCAGTCGCCGGAATCGGCCGCCTGGTCGGCCGCCTGCGCGATGATCCCCGGCTCAGCCCCTCGGCGGATCGCCTCGTCGAACTCGGCGACCGCCCGCGACGGGCTGGTCCGGCCGGCCCTGAGCACGTATAGGGTCCAGTCCTCCGGGGTCAACGCGATGGCCCGGTCCGGGTTCCACAGGGCCGCCTCGCCCCGGCCAGCCATCTCTTCGTCCACGGCGGTGACCCGGAGCCAGTCGGACAGGACCTGGGGCGACGGTGCCAGCCCCCGCACCGCGGCGTAGGCCGCGTCGGCCTCGTCGCGACGGCCGGCGGCCGCGAGGACCCGGCCGCGTCGGGCGGGGATCGTCCAATCGACCGGCCGCTGGGCGGCCAGGCGGTCGAGGTGCCACTCGGCCCCGAAGGCGTCGCCGTCCTGCTCGGCGTCGTCGGCGGTCGCGTCGTGCCAGTCGGCGTCCGGCCGGGAAGGGACCAGGGCCGTGCTGCCCTCGCCCACCAGCCTCGCCCGGAGTGACTGCCACTCGTCGGCCGGGACGGTGTCCAGCCCCTGGTTGTCGTCCATCCGCTGGCCGGTCATCAGGGCGACGCGGTCCGACAGGCGGTCGAGGTCCGGCTCGGCGAACGGGGCGGGCACCGGCCAGCGGCGGACGGTGCCGTCGGCGGCCACGCCGACGCACGTCTTGCCGTCGGGGGTGAAGCTTACCGCGAGGATCGGGCCGATGAGCACGGCCGGCGGGCCGATCGGCTTGCGGGCGGCCACGTCCCAGAGCTGGGCCGACCCGTTCTCGTGGGCGGTCAGCAGGGACGCCCCGTCCGGGCTGAACGCAAGGTCCCGGATCGGGTCGGGATGCGAGAGCCAGCCGGCGGGGAGCGGGGCGAGCGTGCCGCCGTCGAGCAGGCGGACGCCGAGGTTCGCCGACGCCGCGACCATCCGGCCGTCCGGCGAGAATCGCGTCTTGCCGTCGCCGTCGAGGGGCCGCTCGCCGAGGAAGTGGCCGGACGGGACCTCCCAGAGGCGCAACACGCCGCCCACGTCGCGCAGGGCCACGGCCCGATCGTCCGATCGGAATCGGGGCGTCTCTCGGAGGAAGTGGCTCGGGGCGGGATACGGCACCCGGACGGCCACCGACCCGGACGCCACCTCCCAGACCAGGAACTCGGGCGACTTGGACCAGTCGGGCGCCTCGACGACGGCCAGGTATCGGCCGTCGGGGCTGAAGGCGACGCCCAGGACGATGTCGTCATGCTGGAGGGGCGGGCGGACCTCCTTCCCGGCCCGCCAGTCCCAGAACTTGACGAGCCCGTTGGGCCCGTAGTCGCCGGCGGCCAGGGTCTGGCCGCCGGGGCTGAACGCGACCGACGCGACGTAGTTGCCGTGGGGCAACGGGGGCCCGGCCGGCCTCCCGGTGGCCGCCTCCCAGACCTGCGCGGTCCCGTCGAAGCTGGCCGAGGCGAAGTGCCGGCCGTCGGGGGCGAACACGGCTTGCCGGATCAGTGCGGAGTGGTGGATGCTCGTCACTCGGGCCGCCCCGGTCGTCGCGTCCACGAGGCGCAGGTCGTGCGTATTCTCGGCCACCTGAGTCCAGTGCTCCGGCAAGTAAGGCCAGAGGATCGCGCCCGCGCCGCTCGGGTCGAACTCGGCGTCGGAATAGGCGGCCGTCCGTCCCGGTCGCCGTGCCGATTCGGCGGGCGACAGCGCGGGCCGGCTGTGGGGACGAGGGAGCCGCCAGAGTCGCCCGCCCCCCTCACCGATGCCGACCCAGCTCGCGGCGAACCGCCCGCCCGGGCTCTGTTCCCACCAGGCATTGTCGCTCCGCTGCCAGCCCGGGTGATTGAAGCGGACCCCGGACGGCCGGGGCGGCCAGGTCCCGGTGTCGTGGAACCGACCATCGACCTGGGAGGTCACGGATCGGCCGTCCGCCGATCGGCCATAGAACATGGAGCGGAAGGGGGTCGGGATGCCGGGCCCGAGCACCTCGGGCGTCGTCGCCGACCAGCGATGCAGCTGGTCGTCCTTGATCACCAGCGCGGTCCTCATGAGGTTCTCGAAGTGGAAGATCCAGGGCGCCCCGTCCCCGACCTCGGGCAGTTCCTGATGGACGGGCGGCTCGTCCCCGACCACGGCGAAGCGGATCTGTTCGAACCGCTTCGCGGCACGCTGGACCCAGAGGATCGCGGAGTTCCCGTCGGGCGACAGGGCCAGGTAGGCGTCGGGCCACCGGTTCGCGGTCTCGCGGTCGGACACGGCATCGACGACGACCCGGCCGCTCGCCGCCTCCCAGGCGACGACCGCCGCCGTCCGCCACAGGCGGGTCCGGTCCGCGTCCGCAACGCCCCCCCGGTCGTCCGGGCGCAGCCCCCAGACCAGCCCGACGAAGTGGCGCCCGTCCGGGGTGACGGCCAGGCGATTGACCGGCCCGGTGGTCGGGATCGGCGGCTGGACGGGGCGGCCCGACACCGGGACTAGCCGGTGCAGCGTCCATCCATCGACGAAATCCGCCCGGTCCGGCGACGCGACCCACAGGCTCCGACCGTCGGCCGCGAATTCCATCGCCGCGTTATCCCGGACGAGGAGCTGGATCGGCGGGCCGACCGGTCGGCCGGTGTCGGTCCGGACGCACCAGATCTCGTCCTTCCGGGCGGCCACGGCGAGCCATTCGCCGTCCGGGGAATAGGCGATCTCCGCCGAATGGAACCTGTCGGGCCAGATCTGCTCCAGGCCCGGCAAGGTCTCGGCCCAGGCGGCCAGGTTGGCCCGGATCGCGTGCCCGAGCGGGGCCGCTTGCGGGTCGTCCGCCGGGATCGCTTTCAGCGCCCGCACGAACAGGTGCAGCGCCCGGGCCGGCTCGCCGGCGCGGGCGTCCTCGATCCCCCGGTCGAGCAGCAGCTCGGCGGCCTGCAAGGCGGCGGCGTTGCGGGCCCACTTCTCCGCCTCCCGGTCCCGGTCGGCGTCGGCGTGCGCGGCGATCTCCGCCTTCGCCGTGCGGACGGCGTCCTGGCGCGCCGCTCGTTCGGCGTCCGCCGCGAGCCGACGGTCGTCGGCCAGGTCGGCCATGTGGCCGGCGACGACCAGCGAGACCGCCGTCGAGAGGACGAGCACGGCGGTCAGGACCGCGCCCAGCACCGCGATCCCCGGGTGGTGCCGCGCCCATCGGGCGTAGCGATCGGCCGCCGACGCGCGTCGGGCCTGGATCGGATCGTCGTCGAGGAACCGCCGCAGGTCCTCGGCCATCGCGTCGGCCGAAGAGTACCGCCGCTCCGGGGCCTTTTCGATCGCCTTCAGGACGATCGTCTCCAGGTCGCGGGGAATCCGGCCATCGAGCGATCGGGGCCGGTCCGGCTCCTCATTCTTGATTTGCTCGATCAGCCTCAGGCGGTCCGCAGACGCGTAGGCCGGCCGGAGCGTCAGCAACTCGTAGAGGGTCAAGCCCAGCGCGGAGATGTCGGCGCGGGCGTCCCCCTCGCCCCGGAACCGCTCCGGGGCCAAGTAGCGGAGCGTGCCGAGGAGGTCTCCCGTGGCGGTCAGGCCGTCGTCCTCGTCCCTGGCCAGGCCGAAGTCGGCGATCCAGACGACCCCCTGCGTGTCCAGCAGCAGGTTCGAGGGCTTGATGTCGCGATGGACGATGCCGCCGGCGTGGGCATGGGCCAACCCGTGCGCCGCCTGGCGGCCGATCCGCGCCACGCTCCGGAAGAACGGCTGGCGGCGGCCGGAAGTGTCGACCTCCGAGACCTGAGTCCCGCCGGGCAGCACCGCCGAGTTTGACACGCCCGGGGCCAGCGGGGCCGGTGGCCGGTCCCCGATCGTGACCGTCGGCGTGAGTCCCGAAGGCGTGATCGAGTCGAGCGGCTCGGTCCCGGTTAGGA carries:
- a CDS encoding serine/threonine-protein kinase, yielding MSDETSDRDPFEVVAASFLARYRAGERPSIEDLAARHPELAGPIRRLLPALVRVEQDLSVDVDVHDAAPAARGVIEGRAWRLGDYWILGEIGRGGMGVVYEAEQVSLGRRVALKVLPHRVAHDPRALERFRREAKAAARLHHTNIVPVFEVGREGDFAFYAMQLIRGQGLDQVIDELVRLRAPDYESGGPGPSGTEAPATAGPLERTSGGVAVSLLGGRPPNEGLGSPTVLTGTEPLDSITPSGLTPTVTIGDRPPAPLAPGVSNSAVLPGGTQVSEVDTSGRRQPFFRSVARIGRQAAHGLAHAHAGGIVHRDIKPSNLLLDTQGVVWIADFGLARDEDDGLTATGDLLGTLRYLAPERFRGEGDARADISALGLTLYELLTLRPAYASADRLRLIEQIKNEEPDRPRSLDGRIPRDLETIVLKAIEKAPERRYSSADAMAEDLRRFLDDDPIQARRASAADRYARWARHHPGIAVLGAVLTAVLVLSTAVSLVVAGHMADLADDRRLAADAERAARQDAVRTAKAEIAAHADADRDREAEKWARNAAALQAAELLLDRGIEDARAGEPARALHLFVRALKAIPADDPQAAPLGHAIRANLAAWAETLPGLEQIWPDRFHSAEIAYSPDGEWLAVAARKDEIWCVRTDTGRPVGPPIQLLVRDNAAMEFAADGRSLWVASPDRADFVDGWTLHRLVPVSGRPVQPPIPTTGPVNRLAVTPDGRHFVGLVWGLRPDDRGGVADADRTRLWRTAAVVAWEAASGRVVVDAVSDRETANRWPDAYLALSPDGNSAILWVQRAAKRFEQIRFAVVGDEPPVHQELPEVGDGAPWIFHFENLMRTALVIKDDQLHRWSATTPEVLGPGIPTPFRSMFYGRSADGRSVTSQVDGRFHDTGTWPPRPSGVRFNHPGWQRSDNAWWEQSPGGRFAASWVGIGEGGGRLWRLPRPHSRPALSPAESARRPGRTAAYSDAEFDPSGAGAILWPYLPEHWTQVAENTHDLRLVDATTGAARVTSIHHSALIRQAVFAPDGRHFASASFDGTAQVWEAATGRPAGPPLPHGNYVASVAFSPGGQTLAAGDYGPNGLVKFWDWRAGKEVRPPLQHDDIVLGVAFSPDGRYLAVVEAPDWSKSPEFLVWEVASGSVAVRVPYPAPSHFLRETPRFRSDDRAVALRDVGGVLRLWEVPSGHFLGERPLDGDGKTRFSPDGRMVAASANLGVRLLDGGTLAPLPAGWLSHPDPIRDLAFSPDGASLLTAHENGSAQLWDVAARKPIGPPAVLIGPILAVSFTPDGKTCVGVAADGTVRRWPVPAPFAEPDLDRLSDRVALMTGQRMDDNQGLDTVPADEWQSLRARLVGEGSTALVPSRPDADWHDATADDAEQDGDAFGAEWHLDRLAAQRPVDWTIPARRGRVLAAAGRRDEADAAYAAVRGLAPSPQVLSDWLRVTAVDEEMAGRGEAALWNPDRAIALTPEDWTLYVLRAGRTSPSRAVAEFDEAIRRGAEPGIIAQAADQAADSGDWGRSAALFGGAGRGPGLPTMVRYRQWLACLKAVDAAGYRSECDGVAQGHRTMNF